One window of the Archangium primigenium genome contains the following:
- a CDS encoding ligase-associated DNA damage response DEXH box helicase: protein MPPPRRARTTSPRAATAPRKKPQVKLPPPPAPAPGGIEAWFEERGWAPFPFQREAWAAYERGESGLIHVPTGAGKTYAAYIGPLMDVARRREKGLQVLYITPLRAVSRDIELALLAPLSAFDADITVESRTGDTSSSIRRKQKDRLPEVLITTPESLSLLLCHERAEELFAPLRSVIVDEWHELLGSKRGTQVELALARLRRFAPKVRTWALSATLANLDEAARAVVGPDVPPTLVSAGLERDVKIETLLPDTVDAFPWAGHLGMAMLRKVSDWLDPKHPTLLFTNTRSQAERWFEGLRFLHPEWEDVLALHHSSIDRETRESVERGLKDGTVRLVVCTSSLDLGVDFGPVERVVQVGSPKGISRTLQRAGRSAHRPGATAHLLFVPTHALELVEMAAARDALAHRAVEPRTPLRQPLDVLAQHMVTCAVGGGFTRDGLLAEVRDTLAYRELSAEDFDRTLLLVTEGGPTLRAYPQFRRVQKLDERYVVMDARVARLHKLNVGTIASDSSVDLRYWSGGRLGSVEESYVGRLRPGDTFLFAGKRLEFCRMKDLTAYVKPAKGRASATPRWSGGRLPLSGSLAAAVRHTFHTVREGHLEAEELRAARPVLEAQARLSRVPASDTCLAELCRTREGHHLFLYPFEGRLVHEGLAALLALRLTRLKKGTFSLSVNDYGLELLSPTPFPFEECLTPALFTRERLVEDILESVNLGELAKRQFRDVARVAGLVMPGLPGARKSTRQIQASTGLLYDVFARYEPDHLLLVQARREVLEQHFEQVRLVSTLERLEKTPIECVHVPRPTPLAFPLIVERMGATLSNETLLDRVQRMKEKWLREDSSPA from the coding sequence ATGCCCCCGCCTAGGCGCGCGCGGACCACCTCTCCGCGCGCGGCCACCGCGCCCCGGAAGAAGCCCCAGGTCAAGCTCCCGCCGCCTCCCGCCCCGGCGCCGGGAGGCATCGAGGCGTGGTTCGAGGAGCGGGGCTGGGCGCCGTTTCCCTTCCAGCGCGAGGCCTGGGCGGCGTACGAGCGGGGCGAGAGCGGCCTTATCCACGTGCCCACGGGCGCGGGCAAGACGTACGCGGCCTACATCGGGCCGCTCATGGACGTGGCCCGGCGCCGGGAGAAGGGCCTGCAGGTGCTCTACATCACGCCCCTGCGCGCGGTGTCCCGCGACATCGAGCTGGCGCTGCTCGCGCCCCTGTCCGCCTTCGACGCCGACATCACCGTGGAGAGCCGCACGGGCGACACCTCCAGCAGCATCCGCCGCAAGCAGAAGGACCGGCTGCCCGAGGTGCTCATCACCACGCCGGAGTCGCTGTCGCTCTTGCTGTGCCACGAGCGGGCCGAGGAGCTGTTCGCGCCCCTGCGCTCGGTCATCGTCGACGAGTGGCACGAGCTGCTGGGCAGCAAGCGCGGCACCCAGGTGGAGCTCGCGCTCGCGCGGCTGCGCCGCTTCGCCCCGAAGGTGCGCACCTGGGCCCTGTCCGCCACGCTCGCCAACCTGGACGAGGCCGCCCGCGCGGTGGTGGGGCCCGACGTGCCGCCCACGCTGGTGAGCGCGGGGCTCGAGCGCGACGTGAAGATCGAGACGCTGCTGCCCGACACGGTGGATGCGTTTCCGTGGGCGGGCCACCTCGGCATGGCCATGCTGCGCAAGGTGTCGGACTGGTTGGACCCCAAGCACCCCACGCTGCTCTTCACCAACACGCGCTCCCAGGCCGAGCGCTGGTTCGAGGGCCTGCGCTTCCTCCACCCCGAGTGGGAGGACGTGCTCGCGCTGCACCACAGCTCCATCGACCGGGAGACGCGCGAGTCCGTGGAGCGAGGGCTCAAGGACGGCACGGTGCGGCTCGTGGTGTGCACGTCCTCGCTGGACCTGGGCGTGGACTTCGGGCCCGTGGAGCGCGTGGTGCAGGTGGGCAGCCCCAAGGGCATCTCCCGCACGCTCCAGCGCGCCGGCCGCAGCGCCCACCGGCCCGGCGCCACCGCGCACCTGCTCTTCGTGCCCACGCATGCCCTGGAGCTCGTGGAGATGGCGGCCGCCCGGGACGCGCTCGCCCACCGGGCCGTGGAGCCACGCACGCCCCTGCGCCAGCCGCTCGACGTGCTCGCCCAGCACATGGTCACCTGCGCGGTGGGCGGCGGCTTCACCCGCGACGGCCTGCTCGCCGAGGTGCGTGACACGCTCGCCTACCGGGAGCTGAGCGCGGAGGACTTCGACCGCACCCTGCTCCTGGTGACGGAGGGCGGGCCCACGCTGCGCGCCTACCCGCAGTTCCGCCGCGTGCAGAAGCTGGACGAGCGCTACGTGGTGATGGACGCGCGCGTGGCGCGGCTGCACAAGCTCAACGTGGGCACCATCGCCTCGGACTCCTCCGTGGATCTGCGCTACTGGTCGGGCGGACGGCTGGGCTCGGTGGAGGAGTCGTACGTGGGCCGGCTCCGTCCGGGCGACACCTTCCTCTTCGCGGGCAAACGGCTGGAGTTCTGCCGGATGAAGGACCTCACGGCCTACGTGAAGCCCGCCAAGGGACGGGCCTCGGCCACACCCCGGTGGAGCGGCGGACGGCTGCCCTTGTCCGGCTCGCTCGCCGCGGCGGTGCGCCACACCTTCCACACCGTGCGCGAGGGCCACCTGGAGGCCGAGGAGCTGCGCGCGGCCCGCCCGGTGCTGGAGGCCCAGGCCCGCCTGTCCCGGGTGCCCGCGAGCGACACGTGCCTCGCGGAGCTGTGCCGCACGCGCGAGGGCCACCACCTCTTCCTCTACCCCTTCGAGGGTCGGCTCGTGCACGAGGGGCTCGCGGCGCTGCTCGCCCTGCGGCTCACGCGGCTGAAGAAGGGCACGTTCAGCCTGTCGGTGAACGACTACGGACTGGAGCTGCTGTCCCCCACGCCCTTCCCGTTCGAGGAGTGCCTCACCCCCGCGCTCTTCACGCGCGAGCGCCTGGTGGAGGACATCCTGGAGAGCGTCAACCTGGGGGAGCTGGCCAAGCGGCAGTTCCGCGACGTGGCGCGCGTGGCGGGGCTGGTGATGCCGGGCCTGCCCGGGGCGCGCAAGTCCACCCGGCAGATTCAAGCGAGCACGGGCCTGCTCTACGACGTCTTCGCGCGCTACGAGCCGGACCACCTGCTGCTCGTCCAGGCGCGGCGCGAGGTGCTGGAGCAACACTTCGAGCAGGTGCGCCTGGTGAGCACGCTGGAGCGCCTGGAGAAAACCCCCATCGAATGTGTCCACGTGCCACGGCCCACGCCGCTGGCCTTTCCGCTCATCGTCGAGCGCATGGGCGCCACCCTGTCCAACGAGACGCTGTTGGACCGGGTGCAGCGCATGAAGGAAAAATGGCTGCGAGAGGACTCCTCACCCGCATAG
- the pdeM gene encoding ligase-associated DNA damage response endonuclease PdeM: MAARGLLTRIGDTPVELRPERALHWPEAGVLAVADLHWGKPESFHQHGIPLPTGVLEDDLARLSAALHATGARRVLLVGDLIHSRRGLTADVVERVAAWRAGHDVELVLVRGNHDRHLDVLPASWRMRLVESHLDEGPFRFAHHPEPAPGRYVCAGHLHPTVRLDSGADRLRLPCFHLGPRVGVLPAFSAFTGGLDMRAGADERLFVVAGEDVVEMPAPRSARRRRA, encoded by the coding sequence ATGGCTGCGAGAGGACTCCTCACCCGCATAGGCGACACCCCGGTGGAGCTGCGTCCCGAGCGGGCCCTGCACTGGCCCGAGGCGGGCGTGCTCGCCGTGGCGGACCTGCACTGGGGCAAGCCCGAGAGCTTCCACCAGCACGGCATTCCCCTGCCCACGGGCGTGCTGGAGGACGACCTCGCGCGCCTGTCCGCCGCGCTGCACGCCACGGGGGCGCGGCGGGTGCTGCTGGTGGGCGACCTCATCCACTCGCGCCGGGGGCTCACCGCCGACGTGGTGGAGCGCGTGGCGGCCTGGCGTGCGGGGCATGACGTGGAGCTGGTGCTCGTGCGCGGCAACCATGACCGGCACCTGGACGTGCTGCCCGCCTCCTGGCGCATGCGGCTCGTCGAGTCGCACCTGGACGAGGGCCCCTTCCGCTTCGCCCACCACCCGGAGCCCGCCCCGGGCCGCTACGTGTGCGCGGGCCACCTGCACCCCACGGTGCGGCTCGACTCGGGGGCGGATCGGCTGCGCCTGCCCTGCTTCCACCTGGGGCCCCGCGTGGGCGTGCTGCCCGCGTTCAGCGCCTTCACCGGCGGCCTGGACATGCGGGCCGGCGCGGACGAGCGCCTCTTCGTCGTCGCGGGAGAGGACGTGGTGGAGATGCCCGCGCCCCGGAGCGCGCGGCGGCGGCGCGCCTGA
- a CDS encoding ATP-dependent DNA ligase has product MRRFVDLYEALDSTTSTNAKVEALVAYFRAAPPEDAAWALYFLTGRRLKRLVASKGLKQWVRELSDTPEWLFDEAYASVGDLAEIIALLLDQAERPAETEELSLSRWVEERIQPLAGLSLPEQRERITGWWHLLPRRELFLFNKLLTGELRVGVSDTLVVRALAQFAGLPPASVSHRLMGTWAPSKAFFQQLIAPDVSDADSSRPYPFYLASPLEQPVEDLGGREEWMAEWKWDGIRGQLIHRQGSLALWSRGEELITERFPEITSAAASLPPGTVLDGEVLAYAEGQPLPFSRLQRRIGRQKLTAKVLAEAPAAFMAYDLLEENGEDLRQRPLRERRARLEALLKDKPQFPISPIITAPTWEQLATAREESRERNVEGFMLKRLESPYLHGRKRGDWWKWKIDPFTVDAVLLYAHPGHGKRAALYTDYTFAVWNGDDLTPVAKAYSGLTDQEISKLDRWIRAHTKEKFGPVRSVEPEQVFELHFEGIAASPRHKSGVALRFPRIARWRADKAPKDADTLDQLKGLIHAPA; this is encoded by the coding sequence ATGCGACGGTTCGTGGACCTCTATGAAGCCCTGGACTCCACCACCTCCACCAACGCCAAGGTGGAGGCCCTGGTCGCCTATTTCCGCGCGGCGCCACCCGAGGACGCCGCCTGGGCGCTGTATTTCCTCACCGGGCGCCGCCTCAAGCGGCTCGTGGCCTCCAAGGGGCTCAAACAATGGGTGCGCGAGCTGAGTGACACCCCCGAGTGGCTCTTCGACGAGGCCTACGCCTCCGTGGGCGACCTGGCGGAGATCATCGCGCTCCTGCTCGACCAGGCCGAGCGGCCCGCCGAGACCGAGGAACTGTCGTTGTCGCGGTGGGTGGAGGAGCGCATCCAGCCGCTCGCCGGACTGTCCCTACCCGAGCAGCGCGAGCGCATCACCGGCTGGTGGCACCTGCTGCCGCGCCGCGAGCTGTTCCTCTTCAACAAGCTGCTCACCGGGGAGCTGCGCGTGGGCGTCTCGGACACGCTGGTGGTGCGCGCGCTGGCGCAGTTCGCCGGCCTGCCGCCCGCCTCCGTGTCCCACCGGCTCATGGGCACCTGGGCGCCCTCGAAAGCCTTCTTCCAGCAGCTCATCGCGCCGGACGTCTCGGACGCCGACAGCTCGCGGCCCTACCCGTTCTACCTCGCCAGCCCCCTGGAGCAGCCCGTGGAGGACCTGGGCGGGCGCGAGGAGTGGATGGCCGAGTGGAAGTGGGATGGCATCCGGGGACAGCTCATCCACCGCCAGGGCTCGCTCGCGCTCTGGAGCCGGGGCGAGGAGCTCATCACCGAGCGCTTCCCGGAGATCACCTCCGCCGCGGCGAGCCTGCCGCCGGGCACCGTGCTCGACGGCGAGGTGCTCGCCTATGCCGAGGGCCAGCCCCTGCCCTTCAGCCGCCTGCAGCGGCGCATTGGCCGCCAGAAGCTCACCGCCAAGGTGCTCGCCGAGGCCCCCGCGGCCTTCATGGCGTACGACCTGCTCGAGGAGAACGGCGAGGACCTGCGCCAGCGGCCCCTGCGCGAGCGCCGCGCGCGGCTCGAGGCGCTGCTCAAGGACAAGCCCCAGTTCCCCATCTCGCCCATCATCACCGCGCCCACCTGGGAGCAGCTCGCCACCGCGCGCGAGGAGTCCCGTGAGCGCAACGTGGAGGGCTTCATGCTCAAGCGCCTGGAGTCGCCCTACCTGCACGGGCGCAAGCGCGGGGACTGGTGGAAGTGGAAGATCGATCCCTTCACCGTGGACGCCGTGCTGCTCTACGCACACCCGGGCCATGGCAAGCGCGCCGCGCTCTACACGGACTACACCTTCGCGGTGTGGAACGGGGATGACCTGACGCCCGTGGCCAAGGCGTACTCGGGTCTGACGGACCAGGAGATCTCCAAGCTCGACCGGTGGATCCGCGCCCACACCAAGGAGAAGTTCGGCCCGGTGCGCTCGGTGGAGCCCGAGCAGGTGTTCGAGCTGCACTTCGAGGGCATCGCCGCCTCGCCCCGGCACAAGTCCGGCGTGGCGCTGCGCTTCCCGCGCATCGCCCGGTGGCGCGCGGACAAGGCGCCCAAGGACGCGGACACGCTCGACCAGCTCAAGGGACTCATCCATGCCCCCGCCTAG
- a CDS encoding tetratricopeptide repeat protein: MPPWTPVIGVCTLTRPMFASPALLLLVTLAATSTPETFESTRARAVKAYRARNFPRACALFSRAAGLDPEHASVHVDLGQCLARRGRKAREAAAREHARAVFLARPNREPSRSSDEPTRKAAYLQLFRMGTRLAVPKPGECTALPQAPECSRVVHACGAYFNEHGSAGGVSGEAVRLALSPAAAAPRASEDSETGGLAVDRTRVLDFLPDGQVPREEAFSLALVNEAEDLAVDCAETGACPAKVSGLNDTRCSLVLADACAGVVGVVCETRVRGKKARPEQRVGEVVLTKAP; the protein is encoded by the coding sequence GTGCCGCCGTGGACGCCCGTGATCGGCGTGTGCACGCTCACGCGGCCCATGTTCGCCAGTCCAGCGCTCCTGCTGCTCGTGACCCTCGCCGCCACGTCCACTCCCGAGACTTTCGAATCGACCCGAGCGCGAGCGGTCAAGGCCTACCGGGCCCGGAACTTCCCCCGCGCCTGCGCCCTGTTCTCGCGCGCCGCCGGGCTCGACCCCGAGCACGCGTCGGTGCATGTGGACCTGGGGCAGTGCCTGGCGCGCCGGGGACGCAAGGCCCGGGAGGCCGCCGCCCGCGAGCACGCGCGGGCCGTGTTCCTCGCCCGGCCCAACCGGGAGCCCTCCCGGTCGAGTGACGAGCCCACGCGCAAGGCGGCCTATCTCCAGCTCTTCCGGATGGGGACGCGCCTGGCGGTGCCCAAACCCGGGGAGTGCACCGCGCTGCCCCAGGCGCCGGAGTGTTCCCGGGTGGTGCACGCCTGTGGGGCGTACTTCAACGAGCACGGGTCTGCGGGGGGCGTCTCGGGCGAGGCGGTCCGGCTGGCCTTGTCACCGGCCGCGGCGGCGCCTCGTGCGAGCGAGGACTCCGAGACGGGAGGCCTCGCCGTGGACCGCACGCGGGTGCTGGACTTCCTGCCGGATGGGCAGGTGCCTCGGGAGGAGGCGTTCTCCCTCGCGCTCGTGAACGAGGCGGAGGATCTGGCCGTGGACTGCGCCGAGACGGGCGCGTGCCCGGCGAAGGTGTCCGGGCTCAATGACACACGGTGCTCCCTGGTGCTCGCCGATGCGTGCGCGGGCGTCGTGGGCGTGGTGTGCGAGACGCGCGTGCGGGGCAAGAAGGCCCGGCCGGAGCAGCGCGTGGGCGAAGTGGTGCTGACGAAGGCCCCCTGA
- a CDS encoding DUF6881 domain-containing protein, with amino-acid sequence MRYSAVRWLHPGQDFPVLLLSEHDDAGWEQRKVDVYQDGRVGFADAQEAHETQLACVRLPGLDDVAKEMAFDPTVLTREEFEHFWARRRSGGHDFWKSVLRHHGSPRET; translated from the coding sequence ATGAGGTATTCAGCGGTCAGGTGGCTGCATCCCGGCCAGGACTTCCCCGTCCTGCTGTTGAGCGAGCACGACGACGCGGGCTGGGAGCAGCGCAAGGTGGACGTCTACCAGGACGGCCGGGTGGGCTTCGCGGACGCCCAGGAGGCCCACGAGACCCAACTGGCGTGTGTGCGCCTGCCGGGCCTGGACGACGTCGCCAAGGAGATGGCCTTCGATCCCACGGTGCTCACCCGCGAGGAGTTCGAGCACTTCTGGGCGCGGCGCCGCTCGGGCGGCCACGATTTCTGGAAGTCCGTCCTGCGGCACCACGGCTCGCCGCGGGAGACCTGA